ggaagggagcagggggctggacacgGGGGGGGGAGGTCCCCGCCCCCCAGTCTCACAGCTGCCCTCTGCCTGTCCTGCAGAGCCGCTGCTGCCGGAGCCGAGCCTGCGCCCGAGCAGTGCGGGCAGCCCCCTCCCGCCGGGCTGCGCCCGCCTGCGAGCCGACGAGGCGGACGCCCTGCCGGAGCTGCTCTTCCCCTTCACCTGCCGCACGTGCGGGCTGGTGCTGGCCGACGGCTTGGCGCCGGACGAGAGCCTGGTCGAGCAGGTCTGCAGCCGCTGCAGCCTGGCCGTGCTGAGCGGCAGCCCGCCCGCGAGCGGCCCCAAGGGCTTCTCCTGCAGCCTGTGCCCCTTCGCCACCCGCTACCCCAACCACCTGGCCCGCCACATGAAGACGCACAGCGGCGAGaagcccttcccctgccccctctgcccctaTGCCTCCGCCCACCTGGACAACCTCAAGCGGCACCAGCGGGTGCATACGGGCGAGCGGCCCTACAAATGCCAGCTCTGTGCCTACGCCTGCGGCAACCTGGCCAACCTCAAGCGGCACGGCCGCACCCACTCGGGCGACAAGCCCTTCCGCTGCGGCCTCTGCAGCTACCGCTGCAACCAGAGCATGAACCTCAAGCGTCACATGCTGCGCCACACGGGCGAGAAGCCCTTCCGCTGCCGGCTCTGCCCCTACACCACCGGCCACTGGGACAACTACAAGCGCCACCAGAAGGTCCACGGCCCCGCGGCCGCCGGCTGGGCCGGCCCCCCGGCCGCCAAGCCCCGGCCGGCCCTgccgccccccgctgcccccctgCCCTAGGCCTGGCCCAGGGCCGACGGGCTGCTCCGTGGGGTggggtggcccctgccagcccaacAGCCTGGTGGCACGGCCTTGCTGGGCCTGTCCCTTCCTAGGGAGCATGGCGAGGGGCAAGGGCCTGGCCGTAGGGGGCTGGAGTGCTGGGTGGGGGTTGGCGggccaggggggcagggcccagcagtgctgcagattccccccgccccatgccGGCTGGGCCTGGCCTCGGGTGGGAAGCAGGAATTCAGACCCATTGCCGCCCGGTaacctgggctggggccagctgcacctCTGCTTCCTGCAGTGCCAGGATGACAGCTGCCCAGCAGCCTCGCCTAGTCTGAGCTCCCCGGCGTCAGGAAGGGCTGTCACGTGGGACGCAGGCCCAGCAGCGCCCCATGAAGGCAGGGAGTGGTGTGTAGCTGCTATCTGAGGGAGGGAatagacaccccccccacacacacacacacacagctgttccTCGGAGCCCTTCGGCCTGGGCCAGCCCCGCCTTGGCAATGGGGGCTCAGGGGCCAGGAGGCCGAGCACTCGGGGCACAGCGTAGCTGCTGCCACCAGCCCGCAAGGCAGCCTGTCTGTGACCACCAAGCGTGGCCCCTTCCCTCCAGCATCCTTGGGTATagcagggagggagggcggggggaggctggCCGGGCCCACTGACCCAGGGTGCGTCTCAAGGCTGTGTAATTTATATTGTGTATAACAGCATTAAAGTCAGTTTGGGTAGCTGGCCTCACTCTTTGGGGGGCTTGGCCACGGCCAGGGGGTTGTGAGCAATACTGAGCCCCCTGCTCCAGCAAAGGAGACGCGGCAGCACCCATCCTGCCGGAGTGCCACGCCCTGTAAGGGCTGATGGCACATGGCCTCAAGCTTCTCTGGGCCTGCTGGGTGCCTGGCCCTCTCAGcacgcagggcagggcaggggagcacTGGCCTGTGGACCCTGCTCCTGCTGGCTCTCAGGCCTGACTTGGGTTAAGAGCCCTCCAGGGCCTGGACCTCCAGGGGGGGTGCTCAGCCTCCCCTGGGACAGCCAAAGAGGGAGGTGCCAGGGGCCCAGCTGGACTTACGGCCTCTCTAGgctgcttcccccacacacacacaccccccagcccGGGCAAGGCCAGCATCAACGGAGCCACCCCCGCACTCCACAGCCATACACCGGGTACCAATCATGATCCGCTTTAATCGCTGCAGTGTGTAAATACTGGTTAATGTCCATTAATGCTCCAGTCCCCCGCGAACAGCCGAGCGCGGCAGGTTACGAGCCTGGCGATTGTGCTGGCGTCCAGGCACAGCACCAGCCGCAGCTAAACTTCGCCCGTTCGTCTTCGTGCAAAGACCTAGCTGCTAATTTGGCATTTATGAAGGCCGGGAGGTGTCTGTTGCCATGGGAacagccccaggcctctgcctccacctccccctgccccccatggcagCCAGCCCTCAGACTGGCTCGAAGTGCAGGCTACGGGCCAGTCCTGGCCCCAGGCCGCTGAGCCCtcctgcaggggtggggcagctgcctcGTGGCACTGGACCGGCCCACATCCTGATGGGGGCTGTGTGCAACCCTTGCTCTCGCCACGTGCAGGTGAGCGTTAGTCCCCCCGTGAAATGGGCTCCGTGGGCTGAGTCTGGGCAGGGGCCGCCCTCAGGAAGGTGGCGGCAGCGGCTGGGAGGTGGCTCCCCCCAAGGCAATGGCAGGTGGAGGGGGCTGaagcggggcagggcaggcagatgGGGACCCGGCCGAGGCACACGGGTCGTTCCCCAGAGCCGCAGTGGCCGTGCGTGGCCGGAGCGGGCTACAGGTCCTCGTCGCCGATCCCCTCGAAGGCGTAGTTGCCGTGGAAGTCGTCCGTGCCCAGGTCACTGGTGGAGCCGGAGTGGCTGACGCCCCGCAGGCTGACGGAGGTGAGCTtgctctgcagggagggagggcgggTTAGACCAGGCGCCCACCCGCCCGCGCCACCCCCCACACGAGGTGGCGAGTTACTCACCGAGAGTTTGAGCATGGGCTCCCTGCTGGCATCGGGCGAGTCCTGCAGAGAGGGACAGGGGTCAGAGCGGGCATGCAgggcggggagggtgggggcggTGGGCTGCACTTACCAGCAGGGGCGGGGACTTCACAGCTTGCTGGCTGTCCGAGCGCCGCAGGGCCCCATTGGCTCGCCTGCGGAACATCTGGGGGAAAGCAGAGGAGAGCAGCTCAGCAAGGGCTGGGGGACagctgggtggccacacaggCCCCAGAGGCGGGGGGACAGCCCCTCGCCATCTGTGCTCCAGCCGGGGAAcctggggggacagggggacccccaggggggctggggcagcagcaatGCAAGAGGGACAAGTT
The genomic region above belongs to Caretta caretta isolate rCarCar2 chromosome 3, rCarCar1.hap1, whole genome shotgun sequence and contains:
- the ZNF513 gene encoding zinc finger protein 513 isoform X3; this encodes MSSPEGRGLWVAAGGVCSGLRGLWADCSPLPAAFAVDSLVGKITIPAYSLSDDDYSSSYRQLSVESDPEEGREPGPPASPCPRCGLQLAVRLGQSCPRCAGEEGQRVVYSCQLCPFASHYSSHLKRHLKTHNGEKPFQCPHCDYASAQLVNLTRHKRTHTGERPYRCQACGFACSSLGNLRRHERTHSQDQPFQCSACEYRCTQSRSLTRHMLRHRPAEEAPGCQDKAQEPLLPEPSLRPSSAGSPLPPGCARLRADEADALPELLFPFTCRTCGLVLADGLAPDESLVEQVCSRCSLAVLSGSPPASGPKGFSCSLCPFATRYPNHLARHMKTHSGEKPFPCPLCPYASAHLDNLKRHQRVHTGERPYKCQLCAYACGNLANLKRHGRTHSGDKPFRCGLCSYRCNQSMNLKRHMLRHTGEKPFRCRLCPYTTGHWDNYKRHQKVHGPAAAGWAGPPAAKPRPALPPPAAPLP
- the ZNF513 gene encoding zinc finger protein 513 isoform X4, translated to MPRRKQRHPQPVKVDSLVGKITIPAYSLSDDDYSSSYRQLSVESDPEEGREPGPPASPCPRCGLQLAVRLGQSCPRCAGEEGQRVVYSCQLCPFASHYSSHLKRHLKTHNGEKPFQCPHCDYASAQLVNLTRHKRTHTGERPYRCQACGFACSSLGNLRRHERTHSQDQPFQCSACEYRCTQSRSLTRHMLRHRPAEEAPGCQDKAQEPLLPEPSLRPSSAGSPLPPGCARLRADEADALPELLFPFTCRTCGLVLADGLAPDESLVEQVCSRCSLAVLSGSPPASGPKGFSCSLCPFATRYPNHLARHMKTHSGEKPFPCPLCPYASAHLDNLKRHQRVHTGERPYKCQLCAYACGNLANLKRHGRTHSGDKPFRCGLCSYRCNQSMNLKRHMLRHTGEKPFRCRLCPYTTGHWDNYKRHQKVHGPAAAGWAGPPAAKPRPALPPPAAPLP